TCATATACTGTTGGCAATATATAATGTTAAACTTGGGGATATTTACTTAGTTGTTGTGGCAAATTATTTTACgagctttcttttttatgcaGTTTCTGAGTTTATTCTTGGTTGTCTTTGCTGATCTTGAATTTCTTggtcctgcagagaaagacatAAAAGGAAGAGTAGAAGTCCTTCCAAATCTCCTAAAACAtccaaagcaacaaaaagaaagtcTTCACGAACTCCTTCTCCAAGAAGGTCAGTTTGATGTAAACATAAAAGTTAATAAGCagtaaaggaggaaaaagttgtaatattttttgttaaatttaaatGGGACATAGAGATCACCATTATGAAAGGAACTGAACTCAATTTGTGgttcttctgattttatttatatttttgttatataaGGAGCTCTTTAATATTtatcattcatttttctaagtAAAGGGTCAGTGTTTTTCAATGAACAGAGCAATCAAATGTGGATACAGATACAATTTTGGAAGTATTCTCACTGATTTACTGCCTTTGCGCTAGTCATCTCAGATGACTATGGCCAGTATGATTCAGtttcaattaaaacaacaacaacaacaaaagttcaTAGGATTTGAGCTTCAGTATTCTTTAGAGAGTGTCTAATCTGTCAGCAATGCAAATACACTTGTACGATACTTGTACTTGCAAATACACATGTACAATACACTTGATGTAACTATTGTTAGTACATTTGCTTTTGGATCAAATTCTGATTTGAGTAAAAGTTTTcttaaacagaaacaataaagaatataaaaagagaaagggatacaaataatgaaagaagagagagagaatgctccacctccaagaaaaaaagtgataaagaaaaagatagaaaggaGCAATCTGACCAAAACACCACTACTTTGAAGGTAAGCCGTGTGACCAAATGATAAGTAGTGGAGTGCTGCAAGTGGAGTGATTATTGGAattccttccctcttttttttatttccctcctttattttctcctttttccttacCAAAATATTGCCACTTGAGACACTTGGGTTTAGCTTTTGCCAGCAGGAGACATGAAAGTCATTCTGCAACTAGTAGTCTAGTTTGATAAGTCTCTGTGTTGGAACTTTACTGGACCCATAAAAGCTTGTATGTATAGACTATGGAAAtgcttggttttggtttctctcttttttctgtttggtgCCATATGTTAGGTGTTGGCTAACTGCCTATCTGTATGAGGAGGCAGGAAGCAGATTGTTTAGTCAAAAAGTAGGGTTCAGGAACATCTTGGCTGTCaagctcaaaatattttatttttaataaattttcacTCTGCAGTTCAGCCTCTCCCTGCTTGCTTTGGTCCTGGGTTGCATATTGGACTATGCAGGAAGTAAAGTTGAAGATTTGGGGAAGAATAGTATgggattttcttttgcaaaatagAAGGTGGTGTGATTAAAAGAAACATCTTCAAATTATTTAATCTTAGAATTTGAAAAGCAGTGTGTCTTTAAAAAGTAGCTTGTACTCAGAATTATTCAACTGTTATAAAACAACTGATTTAGGTGATTGTCCACAATATGTTTAAGTAATTATCTTACACAAGAAGTCTCTTAAAATTCATTAGttatctgacaaaaaaaaaaaatgaatgaaaattcgtaatcctgttttatttagaaaatatgaataagTCTTAATTTCTGGAGCTGTTTCTCATAGATTCCATGATACTATTTGTTCTATGTCAATATTGATGATCAAGACAGATTACTTTACAGCAATGATTTCTTGGATGACTTCAgtcacttaaaaagaaaacctttaaaaaaaaatgtgttgacaCATCTATTCTAAAAATTGCCAACACAAGATAGGCATGTGAAAATTGAGACAACCAAAATACCAAGAGTTGATTGGAAGTCATATACTGTCATATCCTCTAATGGTatgagcatttttatttttatttttttttgtaaataactTTGTCTTTGGTAGGACAAAGATCACAAGGATCAAAATTCAGAAACTGACAAGGAAGTAGACAACAGAGATACACAAAGgacaaatgaaatcaaattacaACAGAACGGGAACTGTCAACCAAATGAAGAAAGCCTCTCAATTAAAATGGAAGAGGTTTAGAGCAAAGAATGGACGTTTGACTCAAATAAGGaataaaatccaaatatttttatttcccaggaagaaaatgtcaaaacaatCAACTTGAATATGTTGATAGTACTAGTAGctctttcaattattttaataacttttttgtCATCATATTCGAAAGCAAGAGAGCACGGACCAGTTATACCATAAAAAGGCAGATGTTATCAGAACTATTAGTCTctgaaaatacatgcatttctGTGATGGCTGTACttatttgtaaaatgatttATGTTAAGTCTTGTTGTAAGCTATTCCAAATAAGTAGAAACTCAAAGATGTAAACCTGTCCTATCAAAAAAAGTTGATATGCATTGAAGgttgtttaaaatattgcttgttGATGAATTCTGTATTGTTTTACCTTATAGGttaaaaaatccacaaaaacaaTGTGTACTGTTTATTCTTGGGAGTGGTGTGTAAGTAtatatgctttcttttgttgcaAATGGCAACTATAGAAAAAGGGTTTTTAAACATAAACAAAGTTTTATGGTTATGTTAAATGCCCACTGACTACTATGCTTTTCATTTGCTCATTGCTTGAGTTTCTtgggttttattatttaaacaatttcTTACTAATATCcgtaaaacaaatatttcttttaaagtatttgagAAGTGCATGCTACTTTCCTGTTCTTAAAAGGAATATTGCAATATTATAGATAATAGATTAGTTTATTGGGTTATtttggggtttggttttgttgttttctttgctccttCCAGAAGTGAGCACACCTGTATGATATTATCAGAAGTTAGATCTTTGTTTTGAGACATACTGCAGTGTCTGTTCAGTTGCAAATAATACAGGTGCCactatgaaaacatttttttaaatttaaaaataaataaataaataaacgggAGCACAAGCAGAAGCTTTAGTGCCTTCTTAAAATGTGGTATTTTctagaaatatatatgtgaTAATACTCATTTTCAGATAAATCTTACATGTTCTCTTTTGCTATTTTGCCCTCACCATACAGTAGACAAGACTGCAAGTGCTTTGTCAGAATGGTTGCTTAATTCACTTGTTAAAATACTAAAgttccatttctatttttttatttttagaagagatTTATAGGTGAAAGCAAAGATTAATTTTGGGGACCACCAGTGTACTAAAGTAGCAGCTgaatgcaaagtatttttgatCACCTGCATCAGACAGCCCTTTAGACATTTGATTTACATTTGGATGGCTTTAATCATTACCTCTCCATCATTTTCTCTAATACCTGTTGAGTGATATCAAAGGAATTGTACTGATGGGGGGACaaataatttgggaaaaaatgttctaattTACAAAGGATTTGTAtggtagtttattttttcattctttgggGAGAAAGTATgtaagaaagagaatgaaaagcaaatatttttgtcaagTCAAAATATGACTTGTGCTATTTGAACTAATATAATCAGTTTCATCATTGTGAGATGTCTTAAAGTCATATCTTTAGAACTTGTACCTAATCAAGTAGATTACTTTTAATACAAGTTAATGCAATCAAATGACTATATTGCCTTAATTCatgggaagaatttctttcagttaaaagcaagaaacaaaacaaaacaaaacaaaaacaaacactgtttcttttcatttgcgTAGTTAATTCttatggaaggaaaataaaaacacagtaaagGGAATGAGAAATAGGCCCAATTTCTAAGGTAATGAAACCCAATTTAATTGTGAAgctgatttcttatttttttgtaggATTTAATGCTCTTGCCACTGTGTCCATTTAAGACTAGAAAGTGCTTTACCAAATAAAGTATAGACAGTAATTTTTGTGATATTTAAGCCATATGCTGTTGGCTGGTAAACAGCTTattctgatttaaataaaaataaaaatttgtatGCTTATGGAAGACTGTGAAGTATCATGTCTTGCAACAACAGTTGTCTTATAATGTGTAAGTAGCATAAAGCAGAGATTGTATACTTGTTATCTTTGGCACCATTTCACTAATAAAATTAGGTATTTTAGAGGGAAGTTTCTGTTGG
This genomic interval from Oxyura jamaicensis isolate SHBP4307 breed ruddy duck unplaced genomic scaffold, BPBGC_Ojam_1.0 oxyUn_random_OJ70387, whole genome shotgun sequence contains the following:
- the LOC118159440 gene encoding splicing regulatory glutamine/lysine-rich protein 1-like isoform X1 — protein: MQFLSLFLVVFADLEFLGPAEKDIKGRVEVLPNLLKHPKQQKESLHELLLQEETIKNIKRERDTNNERRERECSTSKKKSDKEKDRKEQSDQNTTTLKDKDHKDQNSETDKEVDNRDTQRTNEIKLQQNGNCQPNEESLSIKMEEV
- the LOC118159440 gene encoding uncharacterized protein LOC118159440 isoform X2; the protein is MQFLSLFLVVFADLEFLGPAEKDIKGRVEVLPNLLKHPKQQKESLHELLLQEETIKNIKRERDTNNERRERECSTSKKKSDKEKDRKEQSDQNTTTLKVKKSTKTMCTVYSWEWCDLMLLPLCPFKTRKCFTK